CTATATTCTTGAAGAAGTCACTCTCATGAAGAGAGTGAAGGTGGTGATTGCGCTCGGCAAAATCGCATTTGATACCGCGCTTTCTGTTTTCGGTGAAGTGTATGGCGTCAATCATTCTCCCAAACCGAAATTCGGGCATCGCGCGGAAGTGAAGCTGACGGACAAGATCACGCTGATCGCATCATTTCATCCCAGCCAGCAAAACACGTTTACGGGAAGGTTGACGGAGGCGATGTTCGACGGAGTGTTTCGCCGCGCGCGGCAGTTGCTCGATTCTGAATAAGGCCGGCTCCGAGCTCTCAAACCGCCGGGCGGTTCTCATGTGATCTTATAAACTCAATTAATATTTGATATCTCAGCAACAACCACCCGGACGGGACCATCACAATTATGCCTGCACACATTCTCGGCATCGACGCGGCGTGGACGGCGCATCAACCCTCGGGAGTAGCGCTGTTGCGTGTCCGCAAAAACGCCAAACCTGAGTTGATCGCGCTCGGGCGATCTTATGACGAATTCCTTGGCAGCGAAGCGCATGCGGAAATCGATTGGCGCACTCGCGTTCGCGGCTGCCTGCCTCCCATCGACGCTTTGCTTACTCGCTGCAAAAAACTCACTGGCGAGTTGCCGCAAATTGTGGCGCTGGATATTCCTCTGGCGGCCAAGCCGCTCAACGGTCGGCGGCCTTGCGACAATGCTGTCACCTCGGCGTACGTGAGTCGCGGCGCAGGCACGCACACCCCTTCGGCATTGCGCCCGGGTCCGATTTCGAAATCCCTCTTTCAGCAATTGTGCAAAGCCGGGTATGAATGGTACACACACGGCGCCGCCAAACGCGCAGCGCGCGTTTTCATCGAAACCTACCCGCATCCGGCCATCATCGAATTGATGCAGTTACGCATGCGGCTGGCTTACAAAACCTCACGCCTGTCGCAATACTGGTCCGAAGCAAAATCACGCACACGCTGGCTACGCCTCTGCAAAAATCTTGACGCTTTGCGCCGGGCGCTGGCTGATGAAATCGACGGCCTCGAAAACCTCATTCCTTCCGCAAAAATCTTGCTCAAGAATGGCAACAAAGCGCGGCTCAAGCATCTCGAAGATGCGCTGGATGCCGTAGTGTGCGCCTGGATCGGGTATCAGTTTTGGCGCGGCCGTGCCCGGCCATATGGCAATCAGGAGGCAGCGATTTGGCTGCCTGCGCCAGACTTTCGATCCAAAAAACTGGTGATGGCCTCAAAAATTTGAGTGCCAAAACCGCCGCAGGGTATCCTTTGACCACATGCTTTGAGACCTTCCTTTTCCCCGCCTTATCCCCGTTATCCTAAAACCAAATTTTTCAACTATCAAGATTTTGGCTTTCAGAGCACGCGCAGGCTCTGGACTCACCACGTCTTTCTTGTTCATTGGCATTACTTTTGATTTAGCATAGATTCTGAGAAACTTGATTCATCCCCAAATCCCCAAGTACTTTAAGAATAGAGAAGCAGGCTGAAGAGTGATTCAGTTGAAAGAATGCCTGCCAGCTTGAATGGATGTTGAGGTAAAATGATGAAAGCTGCATTCCTTATCAGCCTGGTTGTCCTTGCCTTCAAATCGTGTGATCTTTTCAGTCCAATGGAGCCGGACAACGGGATGAAAGTCACCTTTGCCATCTCCGATACCACCGGCCAGCCGCGTGCCACTTTTCGAACTGGAGAATCTTTTGATCTGATCTTTGCAATCACCAATCTTAGCGGCAAGGATCAAATCTATCGCCACTCCGGCCCGACTGTGATTTTCGAAATCAGACAAGCAGACAGCACGATCACCTCTTCGGTCGATGGACTGGCTTGGGTTCAGGTGGTTGAGTCTGGCGTCTTGCGCAACGGCCAGACGGAAACCCAGACCTGGCGTGCGCCGAATTCGCCGGCGAGACAGCCACGCATTGAACTCGCGCCCGGCGACTATTTCGCGCGTGCCGTCATGCGCTATGGCTTCCAAAAAGCTCCCGTGGTGGAGCCTCCGGATATACCATTTCGAATTGAATTGTGAATACCAGTCCGACTGGCTTACACCGCTGCAACTTGATATAATGTTTTTTTCAAACCTCGGGAGGATAGATTATGCGACATTTCGTTACGATGATGTTGTGCCTGACTTTGCTGGTCGGCGCGCATGCGCCGCAAACACACGCACAAGCCGGCGGCAGCTTCGACTTGCAGGCCTACACCAATTTCCTCGCCAGCCACCGCGATTTGACTCACGAGCAACTGCGCGGCCTGCATCCCACGCCGAATTTTCGAAGTAAACTCGATACCTCCGATGAACAAGCCTTGCTGCGTGAAAATGGCTTTGTGGTGAGCGAGCGGTTGAGGCGCGACAGCTTTGGCCATGCCTTTCTTGAAATCTACAAACATGACTTGCCGGTATTCGTTTCAACCGATGCCATTTTGCATGCGCTGCATCGTTCCTATGACGCGATTCTGCAAGACACGGAAACCGGCGTGCTCATTCCGCGCTTGCAAGAGTTGTTGCTCAAGCTGCGTAACGAATGGCCGAATTTGGCAACGCGTTACCTCAACTTGCCGGCAATGCAGCCGATGTTGAATGACGTTGATGTTTATCTGACTGTTGCCTTGCGCCTGCTCGGCAATCAACTCGCGCCGCAACGCAGTGAGAATACCTCGACTGTTGCAGAATTGCTGAACCTGATTGCCGCTGAGCAGCCCGCTTATTTCTCTTTGTTCAGTGAGACGCAACGGCTGATCGGCTTCAGTCAATTCCGTCCGCGCGGGCATTACACCAATCAAGCAGATCTGCGCAATTATTTCAAGGCTATGATCTGGCTGGGCCGCACGGAATTGATGCTTTCCCCACCGAAAGTGCAAGACGGCTCGGAACCGAGCGCGGCGGACATTCAGCGGCAAACGATCGCGGCCTACTTGCTCTGGGAGGCGGTGCAGAACAGCGGCAGTCTCACTCTGTGGCAGGAAATGGATGGCATCATTCGCTTTCTCGTGGGCGAGAGTGACAATATCACCGTTGATCATTTGCAGCTTTTGGCGAATGAAATCAGCCTGGCAGACGCAAGCGAGTTGCTCGATTCCAGTCGATTGCAGGCGTTGCAATCTGCGCTCGCGGAAAAATCCTACGCCCTTCAGCGCATCAACTCGCAAATCCTGATTTCCGATCCCAACAATCCCGAACAAATTGCGCCGCCTTCGGCATTTCTGCTGCTCGGCCAGCGTTTTGTGATCGACTCCTACGTCATGGGCAACGTGGTGTACGATCGCATTTTATATCAAGATCGCAAAGTGCTGCGCATGCTGCCCTCGAGTCTCGACGTTCTGTTTGCGCTGGGCAATGACGCGGCGAGCATTCTCCTTAAAGACGAGTTGCAGCGTTATCCCTACGCCTCAAATCTGTCAGCGTTGCGTTATCTCGTCGATTCATATGACGAAGAATTTTGGAAAAGCGCATTGTACAACGTTTGGCTGCAAGCCATTCGCCGCCTCAATCCTGCCGATGATCTAACCGTTTTTCCCGCATTCATGCAAACCGGCGCATTTTGGCAGCAGAAGATGAATACCCAACTCGCTTCGTGGGCACAGTTGCGCCACGATAATCTGCTTTATGCCAAGCAATCTTATACTTCCGGCACGACTTGCTTATTTCCATACAGCTTCGTCGAACCGTTTCCGGAATTTTATCGCACGCTGCAAAGTTATGCCGAACAAGCGGAGGCGAAATTCAATACCGTAGCATTCGGCGAGGAATGGCTCAAGGCAAGCATCACGCGCTATTTTTCTCACATGGCCGGGGTGATGGACACGCTGGCTGCGATTGCCGGCAAGCAGCTTCACCACGAGGAACCGGATTCCGCAGAAATACGGTTTCTCCGGCGCATGATGTACAGCACCCCCATCTGCGGCGAACAGCTTGACGGGTGGTACGCGTATCTCTATTATCGCGGCGCGGAACAAAGCATCGAAAAAGATTTGGTGGTGGCAGACGTTCACACGCAGCCCACGGACGAAAGCGGCGCCCTCATCGGCAAAGTCATGCACGCCGGCACCGGGCCGCTCGATCTCGGCGTTTTCATTGCCGAAAATTACGAGGGCAAAGCCACGGCGTTCATCGGGCCGGTGATGAGTTATTATGAACACGTGACGATGAATTTCAAGCGCTTGACGGATGAGGAATGGCAGCAGCTTTATCAGCACCCTCCCTCCTTTCGTCCTGCGTGGGTGAATGTTTATCTCGCTGATGCTGAAGGCAAGCGCCGCAGCGCGGGTCCGCAAATCGCGACCAGTGTGAAAGAGCCGCAATTGGCGAGCGATCTGCCCAAGAGTTTATTGCTGCACCAGAATTATCCCAATCCGTTCAATGCGAACACTCTCATCCGTTTTGAGATTTCACCGGCATTTGCCCATGCCCCGGCAAAATTGGCGATTTACAATCTGCGCGGTGAATTGGTACGCGAGCTGATCGATCAGACATTGCCGGCAGGCAATTATTTGGTGAGATGGGACGGGAAAAATGACTCCGGCAAAGACACAGCCTCCAGCGTTTATTTTTGCCGGCTGCAGGTCGGTAATGTGAGTCAGATGAGAAAGCTGACGCTGTTGCGCTAACCACGGATGATCTGCTGCGGCTTGGCCCTAGCATTTGTTTTGATACGAACCATCAAAGCTTGGAGAGTAACGGCCAGGCGGTGGCTGGCATCCAAAAAACTTTTATAATCGAATTTATGAAAACCTGCTTTCTGCTGATTTACGTTTTGCTGGCAACCAGCGCCGCCCACGCCCAACAACTCGAGCCATTTGGCCTGGAGGGGAAATCTGTCACAGCGATAAATGAATTCTTCGGCGCGCTGTACGTTGCCACCGAGGACAGCGGCGTTTACCGGAGAAATCTTTCTGATCCGGAATGGATTCATCTCGGCGCGCCGGCAAAAAAGTTAACCTCGATTTTTGCGTTTCATACCGTTTGTCCCTTTGTGTGCTGGAAGGGGGTATTGGTTGGCGCAAAACCAGAGCCAGCACCCGGCGATTCTGCGCTGATTTATTTCTACCAACAATACCCAGACACCTGCGAAAAAAAAGGCGCATGGGTCATCGCAGACAGCGGGATCGATCGTTCTGCTGTACGGAGAA
This portion of the Cytophagia bacterium CHB2 genome encodes:
- a CDS encoding DUF3160 domain-containing protein, which encodes MRHFVTMMLCLTLLVGAHAPQTHAQAGGSFDLQAYTNFLASHRDLTHEQLRGLHPTPNFRSKLDTSDEQALLRENGFVVSERLRRDSFGHAFLEIYKHDLPVFVSTDAILHALHRSYDAILQDTETGVLIPRLQELLLKLRNEWPNLATRYLNLPAMQPMLNDVDVYLTVALRLLGNQLAPQRSENTSTVAELLNLIAAEQPAYFSLFSETQRLIGFSQFRPRGHYTNQADLRNYFKAMIWLGRTELMLSPPKVQDGSEPSAADIQRQTIAAYLLWEAVQNSGSLTLWQEMDGIIRFLVGESDNITVDHLQLLANEISLADASELLDSSRLQALQSALAEKSYALQRINSQILISDPNNPEQIAPPSAFLLLGQRFVIDSYVMGNVVYDRILYQDRKVLRMLPSSLDVLFALGNDAASILLKDELQRYPYASNLSALRYLVDSYDEEFWKSALYNVWLQAIRRLNPADDLTVFPAFMQTGAFWQQKMNTQLASWAQLRHDNLLYAKQSYTSGTTCLFPYSFVEPFPEFYRTLQSYAEQAEAKFNTVAFGEEWLKASITRYFSHMAGVMDTLAAIAGKQLHHEEPDSAEIRFLRRMMYSTPICGEQLDGWYAYLYYRGAEQSIEKDLVVADVHTQPTDESGALIGKVMHAGTGPLDLGVFIAENYEGKATAFIGPVMSYYEHVTMNFKRLTDEEWQQLYQHPPSFRPAWVNVYLADAEGKRRSAGPQIATSVKEPQLASDLPKSLLLHQNYPNPFNANTLIRFEISPAFAHAPAKLAIYNLRGELVRELIDQTLPAGNYLVRWDGKNDSGKDTASSVYFCRLQVGNVSQMRKLTLLR
- a CDS encoding DUF429 domain-containing protein is translated as MPAHILGIDAAWTAHQPSGVALLRVRKNAKPELIALGRSYDEFLGSEAHAEIDWRTRVRGCLPPIDALLTRCKKLTGELPQIVALDIPLAAKPLNGRRPCDNAVTSAYVSRGAGTHTPSALRPGPISKSLFQQLCKAGYEWYTHGAAKRAARVFIETYPHPAIIELMQLRMRLAYKTSRLSQYWSEAKSRTRWLRLCKNLDALRRALADEIDGLENLIPSAKILLKNGNKARLKHLEDALDAVVCAWIGYQFWRGRARPYGNQEAAIWLPAPDFRSKKLVMASKI
- a CDS encoding uracil-DNA glycosylase, translated to YILEEVTLMKRVKVVIALGKIAFDTALSVFGEVYGVNHSPKPKFGHRAEVKLTDKITLIASFHPSQQNTFTGRLTEAMFDGVFRRARQLLDSE